A region from the Arachis ipaensis cultivar K30076 chromosome B01, Araip1.1, whole genome shotgun sequence genome encodes:
- the LOC107607540 gene encoding uncharacterized protein LOC107607540: MPLYAKFLKELINKKRSWNEKETVILTQECSAVIQKGFPPKLKDLGSFFLPCTIGNMSIDKALCDLGSSINLMPLSMMRSLSIEEVKPTRMSLQLADRSMVIPNGVVENLLVKVGKFIFPVDFVILDLDEEGRDSIILGRPFLATARAIIDVEKGEMILRAHDEQITLNVFKEM, translated from the coding sequence ATGCCATTGTATGCTAAGTTCCTCAAAGAACTCATtaacaaaaagagaagctggAATGAAAAGGAGACCGTGATCTTGacacaagaatgcagtgcagtaatTCAAAAAGGtttcccaccaaaactcaaagatcttGGGAGCTTCTttttgccttgcaccattggcaACATGTCCATTGATAAGGCACTGTGTGATCTAGGATCAAGTATCAATCTGATGCCTCTATCTATGATGAGAAGCTTGTCTATAGAGGAAGTAAAGCCTACACGGATGTCCTTGCAACTTGCTGATAGATCAATGGTAATCCCCAATGGAGTGGTTGAGAATCTCCTAGTCAAGGTGGGTAAGTTCATATTTCCAGTGGATTTTGTGATCCTGGATCTAGATGAAGAGGGAAGAGATTCTATCATATTAGGACgacccttcttagccacagcaagagctataaTTGATGTGGAGAAAGGTGAAATGATCCTCAGAGCACATGATGAGCAGATCACTCTAAATGTCTTTAAGGAGATGTAG